A region of the Aphelocoma coerulescens isolate FSJ_1873_10779 chromosome 1, UR_Acoe_1.0, whole genome shotgun sequence genome:
TGGGAGAATTCCTGTCCTCATATTGATACTGTAAATTGAGGAGTTGCATGTGAGTGGTTCAGACAAGTCTTTGCAGATCATGTCAGGTAACAAGAGATGAAACAGAACGTTGGGATGTAACATCTCAAGTCCACACAAGCACAGAGAAGAGCCCAGTATACAGCAGGGAAGGCCTCAGGCAATGTGAGACAGGTTTGGTGCACTGCCAAGGAGCTCACACACTTGTCGTCATGTGAAGGGCTATCCCTCTCTGCCTTGTGCTTTGAAGCTGTGAGATTGAAGAACCAGCAGAGACAGACAGCAGGCTGGTTCCTGTGTTGATCCCTGTGGCCAGTACCAGGTTGGTTCAGCTGCTCCGTGAACCTCCTTAAAGCCCAGATCAGCAGCGACAgtgcaaaaagggaaaactcCTCTGTCTAATGCTCTGAGATCAGCTGGCACTTACAACTGGCCACACAGCTCTTCAGAAAAACTTGGCTTTTAAGTATTTGGagtaaagaaaatttttagtCTCAAACTTACAATGCCACAGCCATCTAGGAAACTAGTTCGTTTATTTTGTATAGTAGGACAGTGTTGCCttgttgttggttttgtcagggaaaacattttctgtttgcAGAGGTAGAAGAGGAGGTTTGGAGCCAAGTCTGGCAGCCCAACTTGGATGAACAATTTCCAGGAGTGTATCTTGGTAAATGACGTGTCTTATCAGAGCCTGGAGTAGTTCAACCCTGAGTTATTGAGTTAGGAAAAAAACTTTGTAACCTCTAAGTCATTAATGTGATTCTTCTGTGGTCACAGAGAGCTTTCCTGCTACCCAGGGAAGGATGGCTGAGTCAAAACCTGGGAAATGGTCATGGCCCTGCTTGGCAAAAAATCGTGTATTAAGTGGACAGTACAAGGTGCTGACCAGCAGCCTGAGTTCTTGATCCTACAGACCCACACAGAGATACTGCTCACAGAAGAGCCCTGCTGCCTTCTCCAGTATCCATACTTCTGTGAGAGGGAAGCAGTTCACCAGTTTAAAAACACAATTTTCATCACCCCCAAATACAAGTTCTGCATATTGTAACTACACTGGTGGGACAGCAGTTCTGCCTGGGGTACATGGTAAATTCCAGCGGTGTTGACAGCATCTCCCAACTCAGATTGGTGTATGCTTGAATATCCTCAGTGACCTGAAGTTGTGTCTCAGAGTAGctcattgtttctttttaaatggtGTCCTGATACATGAGGCCATTTCTTGTGTCTCTGACTCTCCAGAGGACCAAGGGGGTGATGAGCTTTGGTCCACTGAGTTGCTTTAGCAatccaaataaaaacaaaggttGGGACCTCATTCGTATGAAGCGGATCCAGCTCTAGTTACCATGACACCATGACAATCAACTTGTTTACTGCTTCAAGGTACAGTCTAAACATTCTTGGCATGTCATTTGCATAGCAATATCCAGAATGCTTTGTGTCACTCTACTGTATTAGAGCTCTGCAAATGCATTGAAAGGTTTCTTTACATGTATgcttaaagagaaagaaaggaagagaaggcaGAAGAGAGCTTCACTTCTGGTAGCATGTTTCATACAAAGTGTAATCTGAACTGTGCACAAAATTAAACATAAGAGCTGGATACATGACCCCCATATGTTCGGGGCAAAAAGGGAGGGGGGTAATTATTCAACAGAGGGTGGAAAACAACTGAGAATATCTAGGACTCATTTTGGCAGAGTATTTAAGCATGTGCTTAACTTTAAACAGGTGATTGACTGaaatgcaggaaagaaaaataaaaagacatgGAGAAGTGAGAAAAGTTAGATTAGTAGAAGAAGAGGGAATAACGACAGGGAGTCAACTTGGCTGTGTGAgctggcagcactgcagaagGGCCAGGATGGGTATATTGGCTGGGAATAGCTGGTGGGTTGGAAGGGTGCATAGGAAGCCTGTGTGGCAGTGAATGAGGCACCCAGGCATATCAGCTGGCATAAACTGATGTGGTTCCTCTGCACTGAATGGAGCTCTGCTTGCTCACCACTGCTGACAACCTTAGTGTTGGCTTTAACAGTTGtgcaagcagggctgggagcgaaacagccccaaaatgtcTCTGAAAGGATGTGGTCTGGGGAGAAGAcagaaaatgggggaagaatTGTGATTGATGGTAGTGGATGGACAAAAACTAGGAGTCAGCCATGGGGATCTCACCAGTCAGTGCAGGCAAGAGTAGTGGTGGGGAGGCTGACAGCCCAGGAGGTGATGCAAGAGCAAAACAGGCTTTTGATGTGCTGGAGTATCTAGTATCTGGGTTGTGACAGATTAAGTCAGCTCTGCAAGGGGCCAGGGTAGGACTCAGACAGGTCGCAGACACCATCAGGACCAATTCACTGCAGTCACACGCATCTAAGTAGAACACATGAGATCCAGCAGGTTTGACAATGGCAACATTCCAGCTGTCTTGACTTCCCTCTGTGCCCATAGCACATCTAGGCTCAGGACTGGTCATGCTCAAAAGAGCATCTTAATGGCCAGGAACTAAGGAGAGGAGTTTCCCACATCATCAGCTTTCATTTACCTACCTGCTAGTATAGTGTGGTGTCCTCCCAGCTCAGGCACTAAAGAAAACTCAGATTTGACATGATGGCATCAAAGACAAACATCTCTTGTGGATTCAGTGCATCTCTCACACTCTGGTCAACTCAGAGATCAAAGCtggttttctccagagagaCGCCAGAGAGGCATGTTAACATTTCTGTGTCTCCTATAATAAAGGACCTGCAATCCCATACACTGAGACCACGAGACTAGACTCAGGAGACAACCCACATCAGATGTGAACAGCTTGCTCAGCAGAATAACCTTTATAGATCAGGCATCTCTGTGCTACCTCCAGCAGAACACCAGCGAGGAACACCACTCTGGTCTGACAGAGTCCTGTCTAGTGTGAAGGTCGGAGTGCAGACTGAATGAAAAGGCTCCCAGGTGTGTATTTGTGTCACTTCTCAGGTAACAGCCTCTGCCTGATTCATTCCATGTATCTCCTTTGCACCACCTGGCTTGTGGAGGCCTTTTCTCCCCAGAGTTACTGATTCTCATAAACTTCCTCTGGGTTTGTATCATACTAAGTGCAAAACTACCATGActttaaagaaaaccaaaacaacataTGTACACATATTTTACCATTCTATGCTTAATATTTTACTATACAGTGTTTAATCCTTCTGCTCTGCCTTGCACACTACAAGCCACCCAAACACCTGCACATGTTGCAGGTCTGTATGAATCATCTACTTTTATTTAGAATTTACCTGAGGTTAGACTGAGAACGgggttctgaaaaaaaaagtgttatccAAGACACTGCAGACTTTTGTAGTTTACCCACACCAGGATCAGTCAAACACAGGCAGTTAGTCTCCCACACaggatatttaaatatttcaaaataaaactaaatccAGATATATTTGCAGTCACAGTTACCACGTATTCTCTCCAGCAGTCTGGCTGTATCTGTTTTCTCTGCTTGTGTTTTCAGGTGTAAATTCTCTTGTCAAGAACCATTTGATGTGCCTGGATGTGTGCCTAGTGCTATTTCAGATGTACCAGGGTACCCGACATCCTCATCAGACTGGCAGAAGGGACTTATCAGCTGCAGACCCTTCTGGAGCAGTGACTGAAGCCAATCCAGACCAGATACTCCCACCCAAGATCTAACATATTAGTACACCCCTATGTTCAAGCATGGGAGCCACTGCCCATCCAGCTGCAAAGTGGATGAAGcactttttaaaagtaaaataatgtATTCATAGTCTGTGACTGATGCTAATAGTTTTCATAGTTGGAAACCTGAGGCTGAGGAAAAGTATAGACACAGATCTGACAGGAGTGACTGTCACCAAGGCACGTTTTGGGTCCATGCTGAGATTCTATTGACGTGTTTTTTCCAATTTGGTCCATATAGACTGGTAGCAAATATGTGATCAAGATGTACTCTTTTCCATGTATTCTTTGTTGAGAACAAGCCTAACAGAAACACcaagaaggaaaggagaaattaGAGAAGGTTGCAGCAGAATGAGAAAGGGGGTATAGCAAACGTAAGAGTGAAGAGTTTTCCTGTGTATGATAATTGCTACTTCTGTTTTTAGTTAGCTAGttagtttggttttatttatagATGCCAGATATATATGGCTTATATAATAGAGAGTATATAGAGTAGTTCCAGGGCAGTCAGCTGTCCAGCACTGGGCAGGCACTCCTGTAGAGCTACAGCCATATTAAGCATCAGGCCCAGCCATTTGCTGTCATCATCAGTGTCAGTATCCTAGGAGATGTCCTGATCTTGCATAATTACATCCTGATAAATGAGTACTTTGTGTTCATAGCAAAAACACTTTCAAAATTAATGTAATTGAGAGATAGCTGCTGTTGATGTACCTGCCTTCAAATCATTAGGAATATCATACAAAACTATTTTATTTGGGATCTTTTGTTAACACCCACCTATATTTTAAAGTAATCACATACAGAGACCAAATTATATTGCCATTATCGAATCAAATTTCAGAGCTGCCCTCAGGAACCTAAGGATTAAAAATGAATCCTTGTTATCCCAGTAAATTAATAGGTAAGATTCACTCTAAGTAAACAAGATTGAAAGACAAACACCCACAATGTAATGCTATACCAAAGCAGAAAGTCCATTTACTCTAAACACTATTCCAAAGCCATGGGGCCAGCTCAGAGCTGGCACTGTGTAAATGCATTAACAGCAGATAAACTGAATTATGGAATTTCTGGGTTAATAATACTAGTTTTGTGGTTAAGAGCAACAGTATTTAAAATACCAGTGCATGTTTCCAACTGTAAACCTATTTGATGCAGCCTTTATGTGGAACGAAATGAGGCtgagagataaaaataaaaatcacattaaTGTAAAAGCCAAATAATGCAAATTAATATTAAGTAGTTGTAAGTACACAGGTAATCAATGTTGAAAAGATTCTTCATTCCAAACCTTTGGTTTTATCCAAGGTATCCATATCACATTCACATTTGCATATGTGATGAGATGGGGTATGGGACACCAAAATTCAGCAATACCAGTGTGTGGAAAAGAGTGCCCAGCATCATCCTTtgtcctcctttccctgccagGACAGCCACTTTGGCTCTGGCATTGAGTCTTTAAAGCTTTTATAGCATCCAAAGAGTCTCCTCTCTGCATGCTAGGGCAGAAGTAATTCAACCTTAAGATAGAAATACAATCAAAAAAGTATATGCTGGAAAATATTCCAACTCCCTTTGTGCATTTATAAATCTGCTTCCTGTTGGAATCCGGTGAGACCGAGCATTTTAGATGCTAAAATGCTTAAGTAACTTTCAGAAACCTGCTGCCAAAATGGCTAGAGACAGAAAGTTGAAAATTGGCATGTTATGACATTCGCTTTAGCAGAGGTGCCCATGCTCTTCCCACAGCAAAATGACTTTAATTTGCCCAACCTCAGAGTCCTTGAAAATGACACTCTGAGCATTTGCTGTAATGATTTCTCACTAAATTAGAAAAATGCCCAACTAAGGAGGGATTATCTCtgcatgtggatgtggcataATGACTGTCAAGTGCACTGAGAGCCCCACTGGGCTTTGCAAGGTACACAGGGTCTGCAGCAGAGGCCAGTGTGCATCAGAGAATATTAATACTGTCTTGTTGGGGCCATCCATTGTGATACTCCACTGCTGTTCAGACAAAATTATACCATACAAGGGAATTCTCTTTGCTACTTTACATATATGAGGTACATTTTAGAGCTGAGGATTAGTTCCAAATTGTCTGACAAACTCAGTCCACAAAGGATGCAGTCACATGTGTGCCCCACACTCTCTGTAATGTGTGCACTGACTGGGATAGCATCACTACAAGATTTTTCCTTgcagcccacagcagctgtgcctgcagtgaggATGTGATAGTGAACTTGGTTCTGCACAACCATAAAGTTTTCCAGCTGTTCCCTTGGATCCCAGCAGCCCTGGTTCCTCAGGACAGAATGTGTTTGTCCACAAGGTACTGTTTTTCTGCCAGGCATGCTgctgcccaggtttcagagggAGTGAGGAGCAAGCTGGATGGACTGTGCCACTGCCTCATCATCCCTATCTCAGTGGTGAGAAGCTGTCCCTGTCTGTCTCTGCTCAGCCTCAAAACCAGAGTGCGAGGAGGCACATTTTGTACATCAGAGCTTGTGCCATGGAGGACCAGAGACATGGTGGGAATGTGCTGGCAGACAAGGATGTTGAGAGCTTCAGCACAACTGCCACAATACCACTCCAACAGCAACACTCAAATGCTCAGTGCTGGTGATCCTTGCATCTCACTGCCAGCCAGCTGGCTCAGTCCCATGCTGCTGAACAGGCATGAGGAGCACACGCATACGCCGCTACGGGTGCCCGCCGGCTTCGGTGCCAGTGCTCCGTGAGAGGGTGCCAGACCCCTTGCTAAACCTACATTAGGCTGGTTCTGCCTCTATTTTGCATTGACTTTTTAGAACAAGTCTGGTAAATGTGAGCAGGATGGGAGGTGAGTGCTGGAAAGTCTACAGGGCCCTGCTGTGCCAATTAGGGTCCTCTGAGGGGTCTTTTCTGTTGAAACTGGTCTGCTGGGGAAAGAAGGGCACACAGGGAACATTATGGGGCCAAGCACCAGGCAAGACTGACTCACTCTTGTATCAAGGCCAGATTTTGGTTTCAAACCTGCCAAATTCATCCCCAACAGTCAAAGGAAAAGGAGCCAGGAAGATGCTGCCCATGGGGTGTCCTAACTAGGAGCTTGCCCTGCCATCCCATCTCAGCTGGATAATGTGGGAAGCCAacagaggaggaagcagagatGGAGAGGTGAGAGGTCTGAGAGTCAGCGGGTGAAGGAAGGCCACCAAGGAGCCTGAACACTTTGTCCATGTGCCCCAATCTTGATAATGCTGCTGCCTAGTGTCACCAGGTCCTTGCAGCTTCCAGAGAGGGGAACACAAATCAGGCCAGTCACAGCAGGGTGAGAGTACTGCATTGTGCCTGTCCTGCACTGTCATGTCTAATGGTTTCCTCCCACCTCACATCATGCTGACTGTCCAGAGAGGTCCACAGTGTGCCGTGGGCTGCAGGGTCATACTCTTCACTCATCCATGGGATGGAGTTGCAGGAACCTGTAGTTCTCCTGGACCCACAGCTATAGAAGGGGACCTGGGAAGGCTGAAGGGTGACATATTTGTTTTATGGACAGGACTTTATGTTGTCCCAGCCGTGGCTGTTTTACCTCTGCCTTTACCCTTGGTGCCTTGGGATCTCAAACCCACAGCTTCCCACACCAACTTCAGCCTGTGTGCGGAGCTGCGTTGACCTTCTCCCCGGGGATTTTCCATGAGGGACAacatttcctttccttgctGTTCCCGGTGCATGTTCGGGACATGCTCCGGGATGAAAATCAGGTCCCGTCCCGGTACGGGCAGGAACCGACAGTAGCCCAGGGACCCAAGCACATTTTCCGGATTGCAGGGCATGAAACCCGCCTTGCCAGGCGGTGCAGCTCTGCGGGGAGAGTCGAGGCATCGGCTGCCGATGCAGGGACTGCCGCTGCACCCACCGATAATCGTCCCCGTGAGCCTGAACGGAGCGGGAGTCCCGGCACAACGGGCCTTTCCGCACGAACGGAGCGGGGGCGGGAGCGCCGGGCTCTGGGGGTCCCGCACCCGAGGAGATTgatgccagcccagccccgcgcCACCGCGTGTGGCacccccggggctgcgggacctCTCGGCTGCTTCCGACGGGGCTCCCACCGAGCCGCCGGGACCAGACACGGCGCGTAAAAACCGGCAGAACGctgccgggagcggggctgctGGAACCCGGTGGTCGTGAGGGAGGGAGCCCCAGCAGGGCCGACCCCGGCACCAGCCCCGGAGGGTTAACGGGAGCCTTCCTGGCTGGCTACGGCGGGcaccgggagagaggagccgaGTCCCGCCGTCAGCCTGGTGTTTGTATTGACCTACAGCCGTAAGCAGACTTGAGGCTGGGATGCGAATGAAAGGTGTTCAGCCCAGCCTCTGCCCGGCCCCGTCTTTAGCTTCGCGGGGAGGCCCGAGAGAGCCCCCGCGACCGGAGGCAGGGGTCCCCTGCACCCCGTACCTTCAGCTCGACACGGAGAAAGGAAGACTCTCCGTCATCTGCGCTGGCCGGGGCGGGCGAGTCCCGGTGCTGAGCTGCGGCGGAGAGGGTTGGAGAGCGACGGTGCTCCCAGCGCACTCCCGCGGGAGCCGAGCGCCTGCTTTCTACGCGAAGGGAAGGAAATAAACCACCAACGAGCTTTTATTGTTATCATAATCATTATTATCATTGCCATCATCGTTTCTCtgcacataaataaataaataaatatctccCGCGGGGAGGGAGTGGGACAGAACGGTACAACCACAGCTGTGCGCCCGGCAGCGAcggaaccaaaacaaaaccgAGAACaattttggaaaggaaaaaaagaaaaaaacaggaaaaggtaATAACTCAAACAGCCTTCAACCCTCGCCGTCCGTCCGCCCGCTTTTGGGCACCGCCGAGTTACCAGAGGGAGCCCGGGAGAGCATCCCTCCAGGTGGGCGCACCGGCCGTCGCCGCGCAGCATCCGCACCCGCCTCGGTGCGCAGGGAGTTCTGCGAGGAGCTTTCCAGGCTCGGGGTGGcgtgtgaggggaaaaaagtgagaGAGCACTATGGGGGTACGCCTGGGGTCCTAGGAAGGGGTTTATTTACAACAGGGTGCCGGGACACCCGTCCCCCTGGGCGGGGGTCTAGAAAGGCGAGAATGTCCTTCGTAAATTACACAAATGATACAAAACAGTATAAAATCCTTCGGCTGCATGTCAGCACCGGGGCAGGCAGGACTCCCTCCCCTGCTTTCGCCACAGTTCCTGCGGAGCCGGGGTGGGCGTGCGGGTGGCTAGGGGGTGACTGCGAGACCTCTGTCGTCCTTCCCCGAGGAGGACGGAGACATGCGCAAGTCCTCGTCGTCCTCCGAGCACTTAGTGGTGGAAAGGGACGAGCAtttgcagctgtggctgccccccccgccccggtgGGAGCTACTTTTGCCTTCTTTCTTGTGCTTGACCCGTCGGTTCTGGAACCAGATCTTCACCTGCTTCTCGGAGAGGTTCAGGTAGGTGGCGATCTCGATTCGCCGCAGCCGGGAGAGGTACATGTTGGAGGCGaactccctctccagctccaggagctgcGTGCTGGTGAATGCGGTGCGCATCCGCTTGCTactgggcagctggctggacgTGCTGTCTGGGAATGGAGAGGAGCGCACCGTCAGGACCTGCCAGACcctccgccgcccgccccgcaaCGCCGGGCACTCGCCGTTCCCTCTGAGCCCTCCTTGCCGCCCACTCTGCGGGTCCGcggcccttcctcctccccggGGGCCCCGAGACTCAGCAAGCAGCTGGCAGGCTGGAGTCCGAGCTCACAAGGGTACCGCGGCCGCCTCTTCTCGTACGCACAGCCTGGATCGGAGGCTCGGCGGGCAGCACGGGGGCTTCTCCTGAGCATCGTCCGGGGGGCACCGACAGAGAGAAGTGCCGGGACTCCCCGTCCAGCCTCCGTGCGGtgggcaggcacccccctccccaggtgtcTTCGGCAGGGTCCCCCGGGATCCCCATCACCTCCCCGCAGCGCCCACCGCTGTCACGCAGGCATGCACCCCCgcttccagcccctgcccgccTTACCCACGGAGATGCAGTGGAACTGCCGGGGGTCGGGCAGCGGGTAGGCGCCCTGGTAGAGCGCCGGTGCGTGTCCGACGCTAACGGCGGAGACGGAGTGCTGCTGGCGGGCCAGGGGCGAGTGGCAGTACTGGGAgccgaagggagggaaggaggcctTGATGAGTGGGATagcgggcggcggcgggtgCAGCTGGGAGGCGGTGACACAGAGCGGGCAGacgcagagcagccctgccttgCGAGCGTGGCAGGCGCCGGCCGGCAGCCCGGGCAGCGGGTGCGAGGGGTGCACGGCGTAGGGGAAGAGCGGCGGCGGAGGGCTGCCCTCCCCCTTCTTCTCGCCCGCCTCCCGCAGCACCAGCGAGTCCACCAGGaaggagcgcggcattgccccgcgcagcccccgcgCAGCGCCCCGCGCAGCGCCCGCGCGGCGCCGCTGGCCAGCCCGAGTGGTGCTGAACGGCGCCCGCCGCCCGCTTAAATAGCGCCCGCGCCATGTGATGGCGGCGCCGGGCGCTCAATGGGCTTTCTGTGGCTCTTCTCTTGGCATTCACGCCGCACGCTCCCTCATTATTTCCCTTGTTAACTAAATGAACTGCATAATGTACTCTATTCTTGTCGACCCCACCCACGCCGTAGCAGGCGgcctctcccctcctctccctttggcgGGGTTATTTTCTCATTCTCTCGCGATTtaatattcttttctttctctttatcgCTCTCCTTCGCTTTCAGCCCAGCTTTCAGCCCGCTCCCACTTGTTTATTTTGCCGGCTGCAGCCGCGGTCTCCGCCGGCGCCAGCTTCCCCTGCCAGCCCCCGTGCCTTTCCCACCTGTGGCACCAGGTCGGCCCCCTGGTGCCGAcggcctctctctctctccccttgcCTCCAGGATGCCTCGTCCCCGCTACCTCGCCCGCCGCCTTCCCCAGCCCCGCGTCTTTGTTCTCAGCCTGGGTTCGGGACCTGCCACTTGTCGCTGTCGCCGCCGTCGGGCGAAACCCCCGGTCACAGAGATGTGCCAGCCGGTGCTTCACCGGCAAGGACATCCGCACGGCGTCTGCGTGGGCGTGGGCGCCCGGGCACAGCTAACGGGTACGGAGCGCCACAAGCATCGCGGCTGCCCTGGTGCGGGTACAGAAAACCCGACACGCAGATACTGCTCCGTGCCGGTGGCACCCGCGGAGGGAGAAGAGGCGATCGGCACATTCCGCATGTCTTTACACCTGGTCCCTGTGCCCAGTCCCAGCGGTAACACCTGCCATGGCACCATGGCACCCCACGTGCGGCGGCACCGGCCCCGGCCGCCACCAAGCCGCGCTAGCCCGACCCCGCATCGCCGCGCACAAGCGCGCCGGGAAGTCCCCGGGGCTGTGGTGACGGCAGGGAAACGGCTTAATTTTCCCGAACGATGAGATTTAACTTAAACACTGCGGCGGTGTCTGGATGTCTTAGCACAGGGATCTGCTAAGTTCACAGCGGTCCCCAAAGCGAGTGCGCGTTCGTCGGAGCTAAGGCGCACCGGCGCTGCCCCGTGCAGCGGCTGCCCGCGTCCCGCTCTCTGGAGATTGTTGTTTTAGTAGGTGAATAAGGAACGCTaacaaataataagaaaaaaaaaatcgcgGGGTTACATATTCTGCCCCGATTTTCCCGTTTAATATACAGGGAACAAAAAGACAGACGCACCCGCCGACCCCTGTCAAAACGTGGGGAGATTGCTCCCCTACAGTAACCTCCCCGTCTCGAAACCAAACGgacttttttaaaaagggaggagaaaaagggaaaaggaagtaAAAGCCTTGAAAGCGGTGAACTCCGTGTCTCCGGGTTATGCAGACATTGTTTTGCCTGCGGTCACATTTCTCACTGTAATCCACGGGAGTTTTGCCGAGATACTGTTGATGCCTGAGCCTAAAAATGTACTGATGTGCCCAAGTGAACGGCGAAAATTACGAACAAAAACGAATGTTAATAAGAACTCAGTCCCGCAAAGATATAGAAAGGATTCCCAAGCATCCTTTCCCTGAAAGCCTTaatttggtttggatttttcttttttatttttaaggaaaaggtattttaaaatattttccgcTGGAGCCGGCTCCAGGGACGAGGCATCTCTCCCCGCTGAGAAGTGGCTCGCCACCGGGGGGTGGTGGATTCAGCCTTATTCCGAGGGATTCCCGCTGCCCAGGGGCTGAACCCCGGGGCTCCGAGCCGCAGGGAGGCAAAGGGTTAACAGCTTCTGAATGCACACCAAGCCCAAAGCTACTGGGAAAGAATATCCAAAAAAATAAccagtttttttttccagccgcTGGACCTTATTGAATGTCATTGAAGAAAGTTTTGAATGCCAGATAAAGAGAGGCGAATTAAAGTGTGTGACAGCAGAGGATaagcaaacacaaagagaaCTCTGTCACACTTTGGGCAAAATCCGTGGGCTTTTTACCAAGCCTCTTCGCTATGATTGAATTAAGTAataggaaaacattttctttcagtttagaGCCATTAGACAAAAACTTCAAAGCGAATAACACTTTTTAATGTGCAGCTC
Encoded here:
- the GSX1 gene encoding GS homeobox 1 yields the protein MPRSFLVDSLVLREAGEKKGEGSPPPPLFPYAVHPSHPLPGLPAGACHARKAGLLCVCPLCVTASQLHPPPPAIPLIKASFPPFGSQYCHSPLARQQHSVSAVSVGHAPALYQGAYPLPDPRQFHCISVDSTSSQLPSSKRMRTAFTSTQLLELEREFASNMYLSRLRRIEIATYLNLSEKQVKIWFQNRRVKHKKEGKSSSHRGGGGSHSCKCSSLSTTKCSEDDEDLRMSPSSSGKDDRGLAVTP